From one Triticum aestivum cultivar Chinese Spring chromosome 4B, IWGSC CS RefSeq v2.1, whole genome shotgun sequence genomic stretch:
- the LOC123090665 gene encoding BEL1-like homeodomain protein 3 isoform X2, with the protein MVTKRLQESGSPKQARPAPVATDSANGPLMLLRLREQCCCGHPAASPVGPLALTLGAPAATDDACRRCCCASDADADAPALAPGVMPSVDSVLRGSRYLRPVQELLRDAVSAVVGGDDDESAGGGSEDEAGQEAALRELRLRAAATSRRGILAKNDGGAGAVQAKLLGLLSELEGRQEHYFQELSRVASSFEPALGPAATAGYTSLMSRAMTRHFGNLRRAILRKLAAVTRPAPAPRARLWANDDSEEDEEDDDEQDYDPVQTEDMVSRLVRRTKQAAAARAAEQVCKPLRGLPEGSVAVLRAWLFNHFLDPYPSDNEKLRLAVSTGLSRRQISNWFINARVRLWKPMVEEMYADEFSAVSSRDDDGGAASSQ; encoded by the exons ATGGTGACCAAGCGCCTCCAGGAAAGCGGCTCGCCGAAGCAAGCTCGTCCTGCTCCTGTCGCCACCGACAGCGCCAACGGCCCGCTGATGCTGCTCCGTTTGCGGGAGCAGTGCTGCTGCGGCCACCCGGCTGCCTCGCCCGTCGGCCCGCTCGCGCTCACGCTCGGCGCCCCGGCGGCAACCGACGACGCCTGCCGCCGGTGCTGCTGCGCGAGCGACGCGGACGCGGACGCGCCGGCTCTGGCGCCTGGGGTTATGCCGTCCGTGGACTCGGTGCTCCGTGGCTCCCGGTACCTGAGGCCGGTCCAGGAGCTGCTGCGCGACGcggtctccgccgtcgtcggcggaGACGACGACGAGAGCGCGGGAGGAGGGAGTGAAGACGAGGCGGGCCAAGAGGCGGCTCTCCGTGAGCTGCGTCTGCGGGCGGCAGCGACGAGCCGCCGCGGGATCCTGGCCAAGAACGACGGCGGCGCCGGGGCGGTGCAAGCCAAGCTCCTCGGCCTTCTCAGCGAG CTGGAGGGCCGGCAGGAGCACTACTTCCAGGAGCTGAGCCGCGTGGCGTCGTCCTTCGAGCCGGCGCTGGGGCCCGCCGCGACGGCCGGGTACACGTCCCTCATGTCGCGGGCCATGACGCGCCACTTCGGCAACCTGCGCCGCGCCATCCTCCGCAAGCTCGCCGCGGTCACaaggccggcgccggcgccgagggCGAGGCTGTGGGCGAACGATGacagcgaggaggacgaggaggacgacgacgagcaaGACTACGACCCCGTGCAGACGGAGGACATGGTGAGCAGGCTGGTCCGGCGGACGAAgcaggccgcggcggcgcgggcggcggagcagGTGTGCAAGCCGCTGAGGGGCCTGCCGGAGGGGTCGGTGGCCGTGCTCCGGGCCTGGCTCTTCAACCATTTCCTAGATCC GTACCCGAGCGACAACGAGAAGCTGAGGCTGGCCGTGAGCACGGGGTTGAGCAGGAGACAGATATCCAACTGGTTCATCAACGCGCGGGTGCGGCTGTGGAAGCCGATGGTCGAGGAGATGTATGCCGACGAGTTCTCCGCCGTCTCCTCCAGGGACGATGACGGCGGGGCGGCGTCTTCTCAATAA
- the LOC123090665 gene encoding BEL1-like homeodomain protein 3 isoform X1, whose protein sequence is MVTKRLQESGSPKQARPAPVATDSANGPLMLLRLREQCCCGHPAASPVGPLALTLGAPAATDDACRRCCCASDADADAPALAPGVMPSVDSVLRGSRYLRPVQELLRDAVSAVVGGDDDESAGGGSEDEAGQEAALRELRLRAAATSRRGILAKNDGGAGAVQAKLLGLLSELEGRQEHYFQELSRVASSFEPALGPAATAGYTSLMSRAMTRHFGNLRRAILRKLAAVTRPAPAPRARLWANDDSEEDEEDDDEQDYDPVQTEDMVSRLVRRTKQAAAARAAEQVCKPLRGLPEGSVAVLRAWLFNHFLDPRYPSDNEKLRLAVSTGLSRRQISNWFINARVRLWKPMVEEMYADEFSAVSSRDDDGGAASSQ, encoded by the exons ATGGTGACCAAGCGCCTCCAGGAAAGCGGCTCGCCGAAGCAAGCTCGTCCTGCTCCTGTCGCCACCGACAGCGCCAACGGCCCGCTGATGCTGCTCCGTTTGCGGGAGCAGTGCTGCTGCGGCCACCCGGCTGCCTCGCCCGTCGGCCCGCTCGCGCTCACGCTCGGCGCCCCGGCGGCAACCGACGACGCCTGCCGCCGGTGCTGCTGCGCGAGCGACGCGGACGCGGACGCGCCGGCTCTGGCGCCTGGGGTTATGCCGTCCGTGGACTCGGTGCTCCGTGGCTCCCGGTACCTGAGGCCGGTCCAGGAGCTGCTGCGCGACGcggtctccgccgtcgtcggcggaGACGACGACGAGAGCGCGGGAGGAGGGAGTGAAGACGAGGCGGGCCAAGAGGCGGCTCTCCGTGAGCTGCGTCTGCGGGCGGCAGCGACGAGCCGCCGCGGGATCCTGGCCAAGAACGACGGCGGCGCCGGGGCGGTGCAAGCCAAGCTCCTCGGCCTTCTCAGCGAG CTGGAGGGCCGGCAGGAGCACTACTTCCAGGAGCTGAGCCGCGTGGCGTCGTCCTTCGAGCCGGCGCTGGGGCCCGCCGCGACGGCCGGGTACACGTCCCTCATGTCGCGGGCCATGACGCGCCACTTCGGCAACCTGCGCCGCGCCATCCTCCGCAAGCTCGCCGCGGTCACaaggccggcgccggcgccgagggCGAGGCTGTGGGCGAACGATGacagcgaggaggacgaggaggacgacgacgagcaaGACTACGACCCCGTGCAGACGGAGGACATGGTGAGCAGGCTGGTCCGGCGGACGAAgcaggccgcggcggcgcgggcggcggagcagGTGTGCAAGCCGCTGAGGGGCCTGCCGGAGGGGTCGGTGGCCGTGCTCCGGGCCTGGCTCTTCAACCATTTCCTAGATCC CAGGTACCCGAGCGACAACGAGAAGCTGAGGCTGGCCGTGAGCACGGGGTTGAGCAGGAGACAGATATCCAACTGGTTCATCAACGCGCGGGTGCGGCTGTGGAAGCCGATGGTCGAGGAGATGTATGCCGACGAGTTCTCCGCCGTCTCCTCCAGGGACGATGACGGCGGGGCGGCGTCTTCTCAATAA